A single window of Candidatus Obscuribacter sp. DNA harbors:
- a CDS encoding YceI family protein produces MTFKAALLTMSLTLIASPAFAAQWEIDSSHSHVGFAVKHMMISNVNGSFGKVTGKVNYDGKNLSKATLDANIDVSTVNTNEPKRDEHLKGKDFFEVEKYPAMTFKAKSIKGSAKSNFTILGDLTMHGVTKPVSLKAAPLSAVIKDPFGKERMAASATTVVNRKDFGMTFNKNMDNGGVMVGDDVKVTLDLELVKAG; encoded by the coding sequence ATGACTTTTAAAGCAGCACTACTCACCATGTCTCTTACCCTGATAGCAAGCCCCGCTTTTGCCGCCCAGTGGGAGATAGACTCATCACATTCTCATGTAGGATTTGCCGTCAAACACATGATGATCTCCAACGTAAATGGCTCCTTTGGCAAAGTCACAGGCAAAGTCAATTACGACGGCAAAAACCTGAGTAAAGCCACTCTCGATGCCAATATTGATGTAAGCACTGTCAACACAAACGAGCCCAAAAGAGACGAGCACCTCAAAGGCAAAGACTTTTTTGAAGTAGAAAAATACCCTGCCATGACCTTTAAAGCCAAATCTATTAAGGGTAGCGCCAAAAGCAACTTTACAATACTGGGCGATCTCACCATGCATGGTGTCACCAAACCAGTCTCTCTCAAAGCCGCTCCTCTTAGCGCTGTCATCAAAGATCCCTTTGGCAAAGAGCGCATGGCAGCCTCAGCCACAACTGTAGTCAATCGCAAAGACTTCGGCATGACCTTTAACAAAAACATGGATAACGGCGGCGTCATGGTTGGCGACGACGTTAAAGTCACCCTCGACCTCGAGCTTGTCAAAGCAGGCTAA
- a CDS encoding MarR family transcriptional regulator, protein MDKSGVHIWLILWKAYEAVNGCAMQSISSLDMCLSDFGILEILLNKGPLPINDVGRKLSLTSGAITAAVDRLEKRNLVERSLSATDRRARIVSLTKSGNKLITGAFNKHSEHMEDVFKSLTDRERQTLLSLLKKVGKEAESLVAQK, encoded by the coding sequence ATGGATAAATCAGGCGTACACATTTGGCTGATCCTGTGGAAAGCTTATGAGGCTGTCAATGGCTGCGCTATGCAGAGCATCTCCAGTCTAGACATGTGTCTGTCAGATTTTGGCATTTTGGAAATCCTCCTTAACAAAGGTCCCTTACCTATAAATGACGTCGGTCGCAAGCTGTCTTTGACAAGCGGTGCAATTACTGCCGCTGTGGACCGTCTCGAGAAGCGTAATCTGGTGGAACGCTCTCTCAGTGCTACTGATCGCAGAGCGCGTATCGTCAGTCTGACCAAAAGCGGTAACAAGCTCATCACTGGAGCATTTAACAAGCATAGCGAACATATGGAAGACGTTTTTAAATCTCTTACAGATCGCGAGCGACAGACACTGCTGAGCTTACTTAAAAAGGTCGGTAAAGAAGCAGAGAGCCTGGTAGCCCAAAAATAG